CGGGCGCGAAGGTGGATACGGGCGCGGCGACCGGCGCCGTATCGGCACGACCGTCCTGCTCGCCGTTGCCCGTCACAGAATCTCCTGCAACTGCCGGAAATTCTCTGGCCTGCCCACGGTGACCAGGGTATCGCCGGGATTCAGTTCGTAGGTGGATTCCGGGTTGAACAGCATGCGCCCGTCGGGCTTCTTCACCCCGATGACGATGAGGTTGAACCGCTGCCGGATGCCCGACGCCATCAGCGTCTTGCCCGCCAGTTCCGAGGCGTCGCCCACGGTCAGTTCTTCCATCTGGATGTTCATGTCGGTCTTGGAGTGGGCCAGTTCCATGAACGTGGTCACCGTGGGCCGCAAAATGGACTGGGCCATGCGCAGCCCGCCCAGATGGTGCGGCAGGAACACCCGGTCCGCGCCCGCCAGTTGCAGCTTGCCGATGTGCGATGCATCGCCCGCGCGGGCGATGATGGCCATGTCCGGATTCAGCTGCCGCGCGCTCAGCACCACGTACACGTTGGCGGAATCCAGCGACAGCGCGGCAATGAGCGCCCGTGCATGCCCGATGTTGCAGGCGTTGAGCACGTCGTCGCTTGTGGCGTCGCCCGCCAGGTGCACGATGCCGTCGTTCTCCAGCCGTTCCACGGCCACCGGGTCGTTTTCCACCACCACGATGGGCACGCCTTCCTGCATCAGTTCGCGCGCCACCACCGAGCCGATGCGGCCATAACCGCAGATGACGCAGTGGCCGCGCAGCGAGGATATGGTCTTCAGCACCCTGCGCCTCCCGAGCACTTTGTAAAGCTTGCCATCCACCAGCAATTGCGAGAACGCGCCGAGGATGAAGGCGAAGTTGCCCACACCCGTCAGAATCAGCACCGTGGTCAGCACCCGCCCGGCGTTGGACAGGGGGTGCACTTCCTGGAAACCCACGGTGGAAAGGGTGATGACCACCATGTAGAAGCTGTCCCACAGGGACCAGCCTTCGATATGCGAGTAGGCCCATGTGGCCGTGGCAAACACCACCAGCATGGTGCACTGGCTGATGACCAGCGGGCCCCATGCGCCAAGGCGGGTGCGCAGCCGATGGTACCGGGTGATCAGCGGGTGTTGCCGCATGCGCCGTTGTCCTGTGTGACCGTTGTGGCCCGGAATGGGCTGGTCTTACGCACTATGCCCATGACCTGCGCCATGGCCCGCAATCGCGCATCATGGCCCCGCCGTCATGCCCGCCAGTAACCCCGCCGTCATGCCCGCCAGTAACCCCGCCGCCGGCCCCCAGCCTGTGCCGCTTGCCCCGCGACACGCCGAGCCCGGCATGCCGGTATCGGGCAGTCCGCAAAGTCCCGCTGCGGCACCCTACCCCGCGCCGCCCGCCCCCAGCAGATGCTCGCGCAGCAGCCGGATGCGGTCGCGCAGTTCCGCCGCCCGCTCGAATTCCAGCTCCTTGGCGGCCTCGCGCATGTCGCGCTCAAGCTGCTGGATCTGCCTGGCCAGTTCGTGCGGATCGCTGGACCACGGGGCAAAGGTTTCCGCCGCCTGCGCCGCGCCCTTGCGCCCCTTGCCCTTGCGGCCCTTGGCCTCGGCGGCTTCGGCGTAGATGGCGTCGAACGGGGTTTCCACCGCCTTGCGGATGGTGGCGGGCACTATGTGGTGCGCCTCGTTGTAGCCGGTCTGCCGTTCGCGCCGCCGCGCCGTCTCGTCCATGGCGGCCTGCATGGAGCGGGTCACCACGTCCGCGTACATCAGCACCCGGCCTTCGGCGTTGCGCGCGGCGCGGCCAAAGGTCTGGATGAGCGAACCCGCGGAGCGCAGAAAGCCCTCCTTGTCCGCATCAAGGATAGATACCAGAGAAACTTCCGGGATATCAAGACCTTCACGCAGCAGGTTGATGCCCACCAGCACGTCGAATTCCTTGCGGCGCAACGCCTGGATGATGGCCATGCGTTCCATGGTGTCGATGTCGGAATGCAGGTAGCGGGCGGCCACGCCCATCTCGTTGAAGTATTCTGTCAGGTCCTCGGCCATGCGTTTGGTCAGGGTGGTCACCAGCACCCGCTCGTCGCGCGCGGCGCGCAGGCGGCATTCGCCCAGCAGGTCGTCCACCTGTCCCTTTGTCGGCCGCACCTCCGTGATGGGGTCCACCAGGCCGGTGGGCCGGATGATCTGTTCCGCCACGATGCCCTGCGAGCGGTCCAGCTCCCACTTGCCCGGCGTGGCGGACACATAGATGGCCTGGTTCAGCCGGGCCAGGAATTCGTGGAATTCCAGCGGGCGGTTATCCAGCGCCGAGGGCAGGCGAAACCCGTAGTCCACAAGGGTGGACTTGCGCGAGCGGTCGCCCTTGTACATGGCCCCCACCTGCGAGACGGTAATGTGCGATTCGTCCACGAACAGCAGGAAGTCGTCGGGAAAGTAGTCCAGCAGGCACGAGGGCGGGTCGCCCGCCTTGCGGCCATCCAGATGGCGCGAATAGTTTTCCACCCCGTTGCAGTAGCCCATTTCCTCCATCATTTCGAGGTCGAGCATGGTGCGCTGTTCCAGCCGCTGCGCCTCCACCAGGCGGTTGCCGCCCTTCAGTTCGCGCAGGCGTTCGCCCAGTTCGTCGCGGATGTCGGAAATGGCGCGCACCAGGTTGTCGCGGTCGGACACGTAATGGCTGGCGGGGTAGATGACCGTCTTGCCCACGGATGCCAGCACCTGCCCGGTCAGCGGATCGATCTCGCTGATGGCGTCGATGTCGTCGCCGAAGAACTCGATGCGCAGCGCCCGTTCGTGATGGTAGGCGGGAATGATTTCCAGCACGTCGCCGCGCACCCGGAAGGTGCCGCGATGGAAGTCGTAGTCGTTGCGCTCGTACTGCACTTCCACCAGCCGGGTGATCAGCGCATCCATGGACAGCCGCTGCCCGGTCTCCACGGGGATGACCAGTTTGGCGTAGTATTCCGGCGAACCCAGGCCGTAAATGCACGACACCGAGGCCACGATGACCACGTCGCGCCGGGTGAGCAGCGCATGGGTGGCCGCGTGGCGCAGCTTGTCGATGTTGTCGTTGATGGACGAATCCTTCTCGATGTAGGTGTCCGATGACGGCACGTAGGCTTCAGGCTGGTAGTAGTCGTAATAGCTGACGAAATATTCCACCGCGTTCTCGGGGAACAGCTGGCGGAACTCGTTGTACAGCTGGGCGGCCAGGGTCTTGTTGGGGGCCAGCACCAGGGCGGGCCTGCCGCACCGGGCGATGACCTGGGCCATGGTGAAGGTCTTGCCGGAACCGGTGACGCCCAGCAGCACCTGGTCCGTCACGCCCGCCTCGATGTTGGAGACGATCTGGCCGATGGCTTCCGGCTGGTCGCCGCGCGGTTCGTAGTCGGTGCGCAGAATGAACGGGGATTGGGTCATGTATGCATCCGTGGCCCGCAGGGGCCGGTGGTGAGTCCTGAAACGTCGGGGCAGGCACGCCGCCTCGCAACGGCAGCAGAGGCTGCCCGGGGGCCATGCGGCCCATGGAAGCCCGAAGGAAGGGGGGACGAAGACGCGGTACGGCCTGCCGCCCCCTTCCATCCGTCGGAAAGATGGTCTAGAAAATCCGGAAGCGGCACGCCCCGTTGCCTGCACCCGCAGGTGCACTCCGGTGGCCGCCACGCCAAACCCGACGAAGCACGCGCCTCCGGTGGCCAGGTCCACGACCCCGGCATGCCGGAACCCCGCATGGAGCCCGCATGGAACTGACCGTCATTCCCGTGGAAGGCACGCCCCCGGTGGAGCGCATCCA
This genomic window from Nitratidesulfovibrio sp. SRB-5 contains:
- a CDS encoding potassium channel family protein, yielding MRQHPLITRYHRLRTRLGAWGPLVISQCTMLVVFATATWAYSHIEGWSLWDSFYMVVITLSTVGFQEVHPLSNAGRVLTTVLILTGVGNFAFILGAFSQLLVDGKLYKVLGRRRVLKTISSLRGHCVICGYGRIGSVVARELMQEGVPIVVVENDPVAVERLENDGIVHLAGDATSDDVLNACNIGHARALIAALSLDSANVYVVLSARQLNPDMAIIARAGDASHIGKLQLAGADRVFLPHHLGGLRMAQSILRPTVTTFMELAHSKTDMNIQMEELTVGDASELAGKTLMASGIRQRFNLIVIGVKKPDGRMLFNPESTYELNPGDTLVTVGRPENFRQLQEIL
- the uvrB gene encoding excinuclease ABC subunit UvrB — protein: MTQSPFILRTDYEPRGDQPEAIGQIVSNIEAGVTDQVLLGVTGSGKTFTMAQVIARCGRPALVLAPNKTLAAQLYNEFRQLFPENAVEYFVSYYDYYQPEAYVPSSDTYIEKDSSINDNIDKLRHAATHALLTRRDVVIVASVSCIYGLGSPEYYAKLVIPVETGQRLSMDALITRLVEVQYERNDYDFHRGTFRVRGDVLEIIPAYHHERALRIEFFGDDIDAISEIDPLTGQVLASVGKTVIYPASHYVSDRDNLVRAISDIRDELGERLRELKGGNRLVEAQRLEQRTMLDLEMMEEMGYCNGVENYSRHLDGRKAGDPPSCLLDYFPDDFLLFVDESHITVSQVGAMYKGDRSRKSTLVDYGFRLPSALDNRPLEFHEFLARLNQAIYVSATPGKWELDRSQGIVAEQIIRPTGLVDPITEVRPTKGQVDDLLGECRLRAARDERVLVTTLTKRMAEDLTEYFNEMGVAARYLHSDIDTMERMAIIQALRRKEFDVLVGINLLREGLDIPEVSLVSILDADKEGFLRSAGSLIQTFGRAARNAEGRVLMYADVVTRSMQAAMDETARRRERQTGYNEAHHIVPATIRKAVETPFDAIYAEAAEAKGRKGKGRKGAAQAAETFAPWSSDPHELARQIQQLERDMREAAKELEFERAAELRDRIRLLREHLLGAGGAG